TCACTCCCGACGGAGTGCTGGTGTGCGGCCATCGCCGGTTGGAGGCCGTCAAACAATTGGGCTGGACAACACTGCGCGTGTGGGTGCGCACAGGGGTCTCGGACCATCTGACGCAACTGTTGGCGGAGCAGGACGAAAATCTGATGCACCGGCCGCTCTCACCGCTCGACGCAGCCGCGCTGTATCGGGAGCTGAAGGCACTGCTGGCCGAAGACGCTGCCCGCAGGCAGCGGGCCTCCCGGTTCGGTGTCGACGGCGGGGACGAAGGCGACGGTGGTCCCGATTCGGGACCACCGCAGATGGGGCCGGGAAGGGCTTCCCGGCAGGCAGCACATTCGATCACGAACTCTGCATCGCACACGCGGCTCGAGCAGATCTGCCAGATCGAGAGCATCGCCGCCGACGAGTCGAGGGCCGACACCATCCGCAAGGTCGCGGAGGAAGAACTCGAGCGGATCCGCGAAGGCGGCGCCGTCGACCCCAGCCATCTGCGGGTGCGGGCCGCTGTTGCTGCGGCTGAACAGGCATCCGAGGCG
The nucleotide sequence above comes from Nocardioides massiliensis. Encoded proteins:
- a CDS encoding ParB N-terminal domain-containing protein — protein: MSDAHGHIELERRVDSIRVGVRHRSDPERDLAPLMRSIERLGLLQPVTITPDGVLVCGHRRLEAVKQLGWTTLRVWVRTGVSDHLTQLLAEQDENLMHRPLSPLDAAALYRELKALLAEDAARRQRASRFGVDGGDEGDGGPDSGPPQMGPGRASRQAAHSITNSASHTRLEQICQIESIAADESRADTIRKVAEEELERIREGGAVDPSHLRVRAAVAAAEQASEADDEDAAEEVDDLEELAARALARAKTDRARRIRDNRLKREAAAEAARRSVHSFTLMWDDLAGWVNRYDPIEVGRELTDEQWTSFQRTIAESVAFAEAACEARENQPSDALVDA